In the genome of Vicia villosa cultivar HV-30 ecotype Madison, WI linkage group LG7, Vvil1.0, whole genome shotgun sequence, one region contains:
- the LOC131620089 gene encoding uncharacterized protein LOC131620089 — translation MLKDCIEFAKECQECQMHGGIQHVPASELHAIVKPWPFIGWDLDVIGEIKPASSKQQKYILVGIDYFTKWVEAIALRSVDQEAVIDFIQDHIICRFGIPETITTDQGTVFTGKKMQEFAQEVGIKLLTSTPYYAQENGQVEAANKVIISLIKKHVRKNPKNWHQSLSQALWTCRTSPKEATGTTSFRLTYGHDVVLPVEVYVQSIRIQRQHEIPSEDYWSMMTDELVDLDEERMLALYSLRRRKENVARAYNKKVRNKVFAISDLVWKVILPMDRNDRFLGKWSPNWEGPFKVIQVFTNNAY, via the coding sequence atgttaaaagactgcatagaattcGCAAAAGAATGTCAAGAGTGTCAGATGCATGGGGGCATTCAGCACGTCCCTGCAAGCGAGTTGCATGCTATTGTGAAGCCTTGGCCATTCATAGGGTGGGATTTAGACGTAATCGGGGAAATAAAACCAGCTTCGTCGAAACAGCAGAAATATATTTTGGTCGGTATTGATTATTTTACAAAGTGGGTCGAAGCCATAGCTTTGAGAAGCGTCGACCAAGAAGCTGTGATAGATTTCATACAAGATCACATTATATGTCGATTTGGGATACCAGAGACTATCACAACCGACCAAGGAACCGTGTTCACTGGAAAGAAAATGCAAGAGTTCGCCCAGGAGGTCGGCATAAAGTTATTGACGTCAACACCATACTATGCCCAGGAGAATGGTCaagtcgaagccgccaacaaagtAATAATCAGCCTAATAAAGAAGCATGTAaggaaaaatccaaaaaattggcATCAGTCTTTAAGTCAAGCCCTGTGGACGTGTCGAACATCTCCCAAAGAGGCAACTGGCACTACGTCGTTTAGATTGACATATGGACACGACGTCGTGTTACCAGTCGAAGTATACGTTCAATCAATAAGGATACAAAGACAGCATGAGATACCATCCGAAGACTATTGGAGTATGATGACAGATGAGCTCGTCGATTTAGATGAAGAAAGAATGTTGGCTCTATATTCGTTGAGAAGACGAAAAGAGAATGTAGCTAGAGCTTACAACAAGAAGGTAAGAAATAAAGTGTTCGCTATTAGCGATTTGGTTTGGAAGGTAATATTGCCTATGGACAGAAACGACAGGTTCCTAGGGAAATGGTCACCAAACTGGGAGGGACCGTTTAAGGTAATTCAAGTTTTTACCAATAATGCTTATTGA